DNA from Verrucomicrobiota bacterium:
CTGCGGATCGAAGCTGTAGTCCCAGACATGTTCGAGGATCATCGTCTTGGAAACCACTTTGCCGGCGTTGCGCATCAGGTATTCGAGCAAGGAAAACTCCCGCGCCTGCAACTCGATATTTTGGTTCGCCCGCGTCACTTCACGTGTCACGAGGTTCATGCTCAGGTCGCCGACGGTCAATGTCGTCGGCTCGGTTGCGCTGGTGGAACGGCGAATCAACGCCTGCACGCGCGCCAGCAGTTCGCTGAAGGCAAACGGCTTTACCAGGTAATCATCGCCGCCACTTTGCAAACCCTTGATGCGGTCGTCCACCGAAGCCTTGGCGCTCAGGATCAGAACGGGCAGGTTGATTTTTTTGCGGCGCAGTTCCTGCACAACGCTCAAGCCGTCCCGCTTGGGCAGCATGATGTCGATCACCGCCGCGTCGTACGGCGTGGACAGCGCCAGGTGCAGGCCCTCGTCGCCGTCGGGCGCGTGATCGACGGCAAAGCCGCTTTGCTTCAGCCCCTTGGTGACAAACGAGGCGATCTTCCGATCATCTTCAATGACCAATACGCGCATGAGGCAGACTTGGTTGCCGTCGCCGCGGGTTGGCGCCACAAGCACACTGCTCCCGTTGCGGTCGGCTTCCATAAGTCTGCCATGATTCGAGTTGCTGGTCACAAAGAAAAAGTTTTCCTGAAATCGACTTCGGGAAAACTTTGCGGTGGCCAAGTTACTTCTCTTTGCTCTCGTCCACGATGATGAATCGGCTGCCACCCTTGCTCCAAACCCGCACGAGCACCTTCTTCACCTTGATGTGCTTGCTGACTTCCACAGCTTCTTCCGCGTTCTTGACCGATTTGTGATCGACCTCCTGAATTACATCGCCTTCGCGCAAGCCAGCTTCAAAGGAAGCAGAATTTGGGTCCACGTTCGTGATCAGCGCCCCACTCACACTGGCGGGGATTTTTAATTGGCTGCGCGCCGCCGCGTCAATGTCGCCGACCTCAACGCCGTTGAGCGCATCGCTCTCCTTTTCACTGGGTTCGCGAGTGCCAGCGGCGGCTTTTTCTTCCGCCATTTCCTTCAGCGTAACTTTGAAGGTCTTTTCTTTCCCGTCGCGAAGCACCTTGACATCGACTTTCTTGCCGGGCGGGGTCTGGCCAACCATCAACTTCAAAGTCCGGTGGTCTTGAACGGCCTTGCCGTCAAACTCAATGATCACGTCCCCGTATTTCAATCCGGCTTCCGCAGCGGCGCTACGTTCCATGACTTCCCCAACCAGCGCTCCGCCAGAGTCGGGCACTTTGAATTCCTTCGCGAGTTCCGGCGTTAATTCCTGAAGCATTACCCCCAAATAACCGCGCACCACTTTGCCTCCGTGGATGAGTTGATCCATGACGCTGCGCACCAAGTTTACCGGAATGGCGAACCCGACACCCATGTTGCCGCCACTGCGACTGTAGATGGCGGTGTTGACGCCAACCAACCGGCCTTCCGCATCCACCAACGCGCCGCCGGAGTTTCCCGGATTGATCGCGGCGTCGGTTTGAATGAAGTCTTCGTAGTCTTCGATGCCCATGCCGCCGCGACCGGTGGCGCTGACGATCCCCATTGTGACGGTCTGGCCGATGCCGAAGGGATTGCCAATGGCCAGCACCACATCGCCGACTTCAATCTTGTCACTGTCGGCAAACGTAACGAACGGCAGGTCTTTCGCGTCGATCTTCAGCACGGCGACGTCCGTCTTAGGATCACGGCCGACAACTTTTGCACTGTATTCCTGTTTGGATTTTTCCTGGGTCACCTTGATTTCATCGGCGCCGTCCACAACGTGATTGTTCGTCAGGATATAGCCGTCCTTGGTGACAATGACGCCGGAGCCGAGGCTGCGTTCCTTGAAGGTTCGCGGCTGCTGTGGCTGTTGTCGCCGTCGCGGCTGGTTCTCATCAAACTGGTCGCCAAAGAACCTCCGGAAAAACGGGTCGCCAAAAAACGGAAGCATTTCCGGGGATGGATTCTTCACCGTCTTGGTCGTGAACACATTCACGACACTCGGCGCGACCTTTTTCACCACGGGCGAAAAACTCGTGGTCATTTTGTTTTCGCGCGTTACCGGCGATTCATTAACGACGATGGGCACCGTCGTCTTGGCCGATTTCCCGCCGGACGATTTTTCAAATGCCAGGGTGGTTGTGACCCAGGTCAGCGCGCCGCCCATCAACGCCACCAGACCAATGGCTCCAATTCTTTTCCATGCAGTTTTCATAATTATGCCTTTCTCAAATGTGATCGAAACGCGCGGTGGCAGCCGACTTTTCGAAGTCAGCCACCGCGACATTCCTGATCTATTTCAAAATCATCGTTCTTTTGTTTAACTGTTCGAGAGGGATTCATCCAAACCCCAGTCGCTACATAGACAACTTGACATAGGCATTTTGCTCAGAGATTTCTCGAACATTACAAATTGTTAATGTTGGAAGCGGAAAAAAGCGGTCGGAGGCCTCGAACTCTCCAAAAGATGCTAGGGCGCTTTCTCCGAAAGCGCCGCGCGGCCGGCTCGGAGAGCCGGCCCTACCGGTCTGTCATGCCAGCCATCATCACTTGCTTTGGACCAACTCTTTGCCGTGATCGCGGGCGTGTTGCTGGTGATCGTCAACGGCTGCAGTCTGAGGTTGAAACGGTTTGCCGCCCATTTCGACGTACACCTTCTCGACCTGGGCCGGAAAGAAATCGCCGACATAATGCGCAATCGGTTTTTGTTTCAGCAGAGCGGCCTTGATGTCATCCACCGCTGCCTTTACTTCTTCCGGCTTCTTGCTCGCGTACTTGCTGACCTGTTTCCGTAATTCAACAAAAAACTTCTGTTGGTCTTCGAGAACTTGACCTGTGCCCATGGGACCGTGCCCTGGGCAAATCGTTTTGGCGCCGAGTTTCTTGGCGGCGGCCAGAGTCTTGACCCATTGCTCCGCGTTGCCGTCGTTCATGTAGTTGTATGGGCCGTTCACGCAGGCGTCGCCGGTGAACAGGATTTTTTCCTTGGGCAACCACGCGAAGCCGTCGCCGTGCGTGTGCGCCACGCCGAAGTAATGCAACTCCACGCGATGTTTGCCGTCGTCGAAGATCATGTCCTTGTCGTAAAGCAGCGAGGGTGGTTTCAATTTGCTCGCGGCGACATCCTTGCGGCCCTTGGCGGCGTCTTCCCAGCGACCCGGCTTGCCGCCGTAATAGCCGGTTTCATACTTCTTCATCTCGTCAATGACGCCGACGTGTGCGACCGGCACCGCGCCGTTGTCCACCCAGACTTGATTGCCGTAGGCGTGGTCGCCGTGATGATGCGTATCGAAGGCGAAACGAATCGGCTTGTCCGTGATGGCCTTGATCTTGGGAATGATCTCTTGCGCGCCGGACGGGAAATTGCCGTCGATGACCAGCACATAATCTTCAAAAACAATCCAGCCATTGTTGCAATGACCGTGGCCTTGGAGGTCGCCTTCATGGAAATAAACGTCCGGCGCGATTTGCTCCGCCTTGTTCACTTCGGCAGTGGAAAGGACGGGCGATAACAAAAGTGCCGCGAGGGAAGGAAGCCAAGCTGTTGAATTGGGAGAGTTCATGGCGGGATGGTGACAAAATATTTTCTCCGGTCAAATGAGAAAGGTGCAGCGTTGAGCTTGCCTACCCTGACCTTGTTTCAAGATGGCGTATTCGACTCAACCTTCTGCGTGACATTTCGCGGGCGGGGTGGTCTATTTCTTATAGCAAGACCGAGTTCAGCAACCGCGTTTTTTACAAAGCAAGTAAAGGTCAGTTTTGGAGAGTTTTGTTCGAAAGTCATGAGTTATGACGAAAC
Protein-coding regions in this window:
- a CDS encoding response regulator transcription factor yields the protein MRVLVIEDDRKIASFVTKGLKQSGFAVDHAPDGDEGLHLALSTPYDAAVIDIMLPKRDGLSVVQELRRKKINLPVLILSAKASVDDRIKGLQSGGDDYLVKPFAFSELLARVQALIRRSTSATEPTTLTVGDLSMNLVTREVTRANQNIELQAREFSLLEYLMRNAGKVVSKTMILEHVWDYSFDPQTNVVDVVVCRVRNKVDRDFEKKLIHTLRGVGYVLKTN
- a CDS encoding DegQ family serine endoprotease; this translates as MKTAWKRIGAIGLVALMGGALTWVTTTLAFEKSSGGKSAKTTVPIVVNESPVTRENKMTTSFSPVVKKVAPSVVNVFTTKTVKNPSPEMLPFFGDPFFRRFFGDQFDENQPRRRQQPQQPRTFKERSLGSGVIVTKDGYILTNNHVVDGADEIKVTQEKSKQEYSAKVVGRDPKTDVAVLKIDAKDLPFVTFADSDKIEVGDVVLAIGNPFGIGQTVTMGIVSATGRGGMGIEDYEDFIQTDAAINPGNSGGALVDAEGRLVGVNTAIYSRSGGNMGVGFAIPVNLVRSVMDQLIHGGKVVRGYLGVMLQELTPELAKEFKVPDSGGALVGEVMERSAAAEAGLKYGDVIIEFDGKAVQDHRTLKLMVGQTPPGKKVDVKVLRDGKEKTFKVTLKEMAEEKAAAGTREPSEKESDALNGVEVGDIDAAARSQLKIPASVSGALITNVDPNSASFEAGLREGDVIQEVDHKSVKNAEEAVEVSKHIKVKKVLVRVWSKGGSRFIIVDESKEK
- a CDS encoding MBL fold metallo-hydrolase, with the translated sequence MNSPNSTAWLPSLAALLLSPVLSTAEVNKAEQIAPDVYFHEGDLQGHGHCNNGWIVFEDYVLVIDGNFPSGAQEIIPKIKAITDKPIRFAFDTHHHGDHAYGNQVWVDNGAVPVAHVGVIDEMKKYETGYYGGKPGRWEDAAKGRKDVAASKLKPPSLLYDKDMIFDDGKHRVELHYFGVAHTHGDGFAWLPKEKILFTGDACVNGPYNYMNDGNAEQWVKTLAAAKKLGAKTICPGHGPMGTGQVLEDQQKFFVELRKQVSKYASKKPEEVKAAVDDIKAALLKQKPIAHYVGDFFPAQVEKVYVEMGGKPFQPQTAAVDDHQQHARDHGKELVQSK